A stretch of the Bacteroidales bacterium genome encodes the following:
- a CDS encoding sigma-70 family RNA polymerase sigma factor, with product MKHQEMLYRQFYAYGMSITLRYTKSREEAIEVLNDSFLKVFNNIKKFDINKSFKSWFRQITVNTSIDYYRKSKRMILTDDIENYESATFDTTEINELEVEDILKLLNSIPEHYAVIFNLYEIEGFDHNEIAEKLNISDSTSRANLSRAKKMLRELYAENFHYKDKEYVKVLVS from the coding sequence ATGAAGCATCAAGAGATGCTTTACAGACAATTCTATGCCTACGGAATGAGTATAACTTTACGATATACAAAGAGTAGAGAAGAGGCAATTGAAGTTTTAAACGACAGTTTTTTGAAAGTATTTAATAACATTAAAAAATTCGATATAAATAAGTCGTTTAAAAGTTGGTTCAGGCAAATTACGGTAAATACGTCTATTGATTATTATCGTAAAAGCAAACGAATGATTTTAACCGATGATATTGAAAATTATGAATCAGCAACATTCGACACAACAGAAATTAACGAGCTGGAAGTTGAAGATATATTAAAACTGTTGAACTCAATACCCGAACATTATGCCGTTATATTTAATTTATACGAAATTGAAGGATTTGACCATAACGAAATTGCGGAAAAGTTAAATATTTCCGACAGTACGTCCAGAGCAAATTTATCCAGAGCAAAAAAAATGCTTCGAGAGTTATATGCAGAAAATTTTCATTATAAAGATAAAGAGTATGTGAAAGTTTTAGTGAGTTAA